The Schizosaccharomyces pombe strain 972h- genome assembly, chromosome: I genome contains a region encoding:
- the ryh1 gene encoding Rab family GTPase Ryh1 produces MSENYSFSLRKFKLVFLGEQSVGKTSLITRFMYDQFDNTYQATIGIDFLSKTMYLEDRTVRLQLWDTAGQERFRSLIPSYIRDSSVAIIVYDITNHNSFVNTEKWIEDVRAERGDDVIIVLVGNKTDLADKRQVTQEEGEKKAKELKIMHMETSAKAGHNVKLLFRKIAQMLPGMENVETQSTQMIDVSIQPNENESSCNC; encoded by the exons ATGTCAGAAAATTACTCGTTTTCTTTGCGTAAATTTAAGTTGGTTTTTCTCGGTGAGCAGTCAGTTGGCAAAACATCGTTAATTACACGATTTATGTACGATCAGTTTGATAATACTTATCAA GCTACTATTGGTATAGACTTTCTAAGCAAGACTATGTATTTGGAAGATCGAACGGTTCGTCTTCAACTATGGGATACTGCTGGTCAAGAACGTTTCCGTTCTTTAATTCCTTCGTATATTAGGGATTCTTCTGTTGCTATTATTGTTTACGATATCACTA ACCATAACTCTTTTGTAAATACTGAGAAATGGATTGAAGATGTTCGTGCTGAGCGGGGAGACGACGTTATAATTGTTCTCGTTGGTAATAAAACGGACTTGGCTGATAAAAG GCAAGTGACTCaagaagaaggagaaaaaaaggcaaaagaattaaaaataatgcaCATGGAAACTAGTGCTAAAGCGGGTCACAATGTAAAACTGTTGTTTAGGAAAATTGCACAAATGTTACCAGGCATGGAGAATGTGGAAACACAAAGCACTCAAATGATTGACGTTAGCATTCAGCCTAACGAGAATGAAAGCAGCTGCAATTGCTAG
- a CDS encoding multispanning membrane protein, CTNS/PQ domain protein, whose product MEFSTSSFIFDDDTPPKCPLATKASFIFSVYIIIGLIISYLLQIFRIVRLGSSQGLSFSYLILGYIGVLNAFSNVIALQISPLTECCQNYYSKKQCFANTTGLIQVGSQVLIMGCVLMAFWMFLPRPIHFVAADDENGLPIPEPLSVTKSRKWRKASYGLLGVFTWGLFIICLSATVLSSNFAWAAFLGFSASFCAVVQYVPQIIKTIRHQSHGALSIPMMMMQTPGGFLIGYLLSRLPGTNWTTYMMYIVSACLQGLLLMLCMFYLHKEKSRRKREELQATLQEEESQRAVRILEAETGPE is encoded by the coding sequence ATGGAGTTTAGCACGAGcagtttcatttttgatgatgataCACCACCGAAGTGCCCTTTGGCAACAAAAGCTAGCTTTATCTTTTCAGTGTATATTATCATAGGCCTCATCATTTCTTACCTGTTACAAATCTTTCGCATTGTTCGTCTCGGAAGTTCGCAAGGCTTAAGTTTTTCTTACCTTATTTTGGGTTACATAGGTGTTCTTAATGCGTTCTCAAATGTCATTGCTCTACAAATTAGCCCTTTAACTGAATGCTGTCAAAATTACTATTCCAAAAAGCAATGCTTTGCTAACACAACCGGTTTAATTCAAGTGGGTTCTCAGGTACTTATTATGGGTTGTGTTCTTATGGCTTTCTGGATGTTTCTCCCTCGACCTATTCACTTTGTTGCAGCAGATGACGAAAATGGTTTACCAATCCCTGAGCCTTTAAGTGTAACGAAAAGTCGTAAATGGCGAAAAGCATCTTATGGGCTACTTGGTGTATTTACTTGGGGATTGTTTATCATCTGTCTATCCGCAACCGTCCTTAGTTCGAACTTTGCTTGGGCAGCATTCCTTGGATTTAGCGCTTCATTCTGCGCGGTCGTTCAGTATGTTCCTCAAATCATAAAAACTATACGCCATCAAAGCCATGGTGCCCTTAGTATCCCAATGATGATGATGCAAACTCCGGGTGGATTTTTGATCGGATATTTACTATCCAGGTTGCCCGGTACTAATTGGACTACGTACATGATGTATATTGTCAGCGCATGCCTTCAAGGATTGTTATTAATGCTTTGCATGTTTTATTTGcacaaagaaaaaagtagaAGAAAGAGGGAGGAATTGCAGGCCACTTTACAGGAAGAAGAAAGTCAGCGAGCTGTACGAATTTTGGAAGCCGAAACTGGTCCCGAATaa
- the rad31 gene encoding SUMO activating enzyme E1-type Rad31 — protein MGNHNINAEEIALYDRQIRLWGFNAQQALKQSRVLLITASPLANEIAKNLVLSGIGKLCVLDSMTVYEKDVEEQFFIEASDIGQLRANVFKKKLHELNPLVEIDTDTSLISEIDEGKISKFSMVIATQLDYEEFCRINELTRICNASFYATSCFGLYGFAFCDLINHNFAIDRVVDNTKVEEDMFIVQKPMKEAFQSILGETLKPRLAKKIPTLYPAMLSLLKSKKSDPDSIRQVCIEQKLNEKTVLNGEFLSKFSSNISFQWTPVMSVVGGVVSQDALNSISKKQFPIDNFWIFDAESGLAPIYRL, from the exons ATGGGGAATCACAATATTAATGCTGAAGAAATAGCTTTATACGATAGACAGATTAGGCTCTGGGGCTTTAATGCTCAACAAGC ACTAAAGCAATCCCGCGTCCTATTAATAACTGCTTCTCCATTAGCGAATGAAATAGCGAAAAACCTGGTATTATCTGGAATAGGAAAACTTTGTGTATTAGATTCAATGACTGTTTATGAAAAGGATGTCGAGgagcaattttttatagaaGCTTCAGACATTGGCCAGCTCCGCGCTAATGTCTTCAAGAAAAAGTTACATGAATTAAACCCTTTAGTAGAAATTGATACAGATACGTCTCTGATATCTGAAATTGACGAAGGAAAAATCTCAAAGTTCAGCATGGTTATTGCGACGCAACTTGATTATGAAGAGTTCTGCCGAATAAACGAATTAACCCGAATTTGTAATGCCAGTTTCTACGCAACTAGCTGTTTTGGTCTTTATGGGTTCGCTTTTTGTGATTTGATTAACCACAATTTTGCAAT TGATCGAGTCGTTGATAATACTAAAGTAGAAGAGGATATGTTTATTGTTCAAAAACCCATGAAGGAAGCCTTTCAAAGCATATTGGGCGAAACACTAAAACCCAGGTTAGCAAAAAAGATTCCTACATTATATCCAGCGATGTTAT ctttattaaaaagtaaaaaatcagATCCTGACTCGATTCGACAAGTTTGCATCGAGCAAAAGCTGAACGAGAAAACAGTACTAAATGGAGAATTTTTATC aaaattttcttccaatATCAGCTTTCAATGGACTCCGGTTATGTCCGTTGTTGGCGGGGTTGTTTCACAAGATGCATTGAATTCAATTAGCAAGAAGCAGTTCCCCATTGATAATTTCTGGATTTTTGATGCCGAATCAGGCCTTGCTCCAATTTATCGTTTGTAA